In Actinotignum schaalii, the sequence TTACGGAAACTAGAGAAATTCCCGTCGTGCACGAAAACACGGCGCATGGCTTTTTCCAGGGCTCCGGGGAGGGCAAAATCCCCGTAATAGGCGAAATGTTCCCCGGTCACATAGGCATGCAGGGCATGGTGAATATCATCAGCCCACTGCATATCCATACCGTAGCCGCCCGCCCTTGTGGAGCGCAGCATCCTCACATCATTGAGATCGGATTCTGCCACGAGGGCGATATGCCGGCCGGTCTGCGCGGCGAAAGCCGCGGCGGCGTCGGATAAATCCGCGAGAATATGTTTACTGGAGCGGTCCCGGATCGCGTGGACGGCGTCAAGCCGAAAAATATCCACGTGGTAATCGCGGGCCCACTGGAGCATATTGTCGATAAAATAACGCCGCACCGGGCCGGAATCCGGGCCGTCCACATTCACGCCCGGGCCCCACACCGAAGAATAACGATCCGTGGTGTAGGGGCCGAACTCCGCCAAAAAATTCCCGTCCGGTCCGAAATGGTTGTAGACCACGTCGAGGCACACCGCCAGGCCAGCGCGATGCGCGGCCTCCACGAACCGTGCGAAACCCGCCGGGCCGCCGTAATTTTCGGTGACCGCATAGATATCCACGCCGTCGTAGCCCCAATTGCGGGTGCCGGGCACCGGGCAAATCGGCATAACCTCTACGATATCCACCCCGAGCTCGCGCAGGTACCCGAATTTTTGCGCCGCCGCATCGAAGGTGCCCTCCGGGGTGAACGTACCAATATGCATTTCGTAAAAAAGCTTGCCGAGCGGATCCACCCCGGGGAAGGGCGACAACTCGAAGGCATCGAGATCAACAATTTCGGAGGGGCCCATGACGCCCTCGGGCTGGCGCCGGGTGCGCGGATCGGGCAGCCCCATCCCGCCATCCAGACTGATGCGGTAGCGGGTGCCGGCCGGCAGGGGAGTATCGAGGATCCACCATCCCGGCCCGCTGGCCAGGGCCGCGCCGTCGCGCCCGGTGCGCGCTTCCGCGATATCCGCGGTGGTGACCGGCCGGAAGGGGAGGCGCTCCTCGCCGACCAGGGCCTCGACGCGCATCCGCCCCGGCGCCCAGACGCTCAGCGGTTCCATTACTCGGTGCTCCCTCCGGCGTTTGCTCCGGCGTTCGATCCGGAAGGTGATTCACTGTTCGCTTGAGCGCGGCCTGCGGCAGTTGCGTCGTCGGACCCGCAGGTATCAGCGCGAACGTACACCGCCACCGGCAGATTCGCGCAGGCATCACGAACAAAGAGCTGGGGCCCTTCGAGCTCGCCTTCTTCCAGCACACTGCGCCAACGCCCGGGCGGGAGCACGATATGCGCATCGCCCCAGCCCCCGGCCACCTCCTGGCGGTGCGCGAGGCGCGCGACCACCACGACCACATCCGGCTCCCCATCCAGGGTGCGGGTAAAAGCAAAAATATTACCGGTGGTAGCGGCCAGCGGCTCGTAGCCCGAACGCAGCGAAACGAAAGTATCCGGGCGCTCGCGGCGCAAACGCAAGAGGCGCGAGGTCACCCACATTTTTTCTTCATCCACGCTCGCTTGCGCGGGGAGCGCCCCGGCGCTATCCAACTGCTCCAGCATGCTGGCCAGCCGCGGGTAATTCACCGGGCGGCGGTTATCCGGATCCACCAGCAGATTCCGGGTGATTTCCTCCCCCTGATAGGTATCGGGCACCCCGATCAGCGTGAGGGCCAGAACCTTCGCGGCGAGGATACGCGCGCGGCGCGCCGGCCGGGTATATTCCCACCAGGCCGTGAGCTCAGCCACCGATTCCGGGGTGGAAATAACCGAGCGCGCATAGGCAAAAAGCCCGGTCTCCAGTGCTTCATCCGGCTCGGTCCACGTGGTCCAAGATTTTTGTTCCCGGGCGGCCTTACGCAGGTAGTCAATGAGGCGATCCGCTTCGATAGGCCCGTTATCCGTCCAGGTTCCCATAATTGTTTGCCATATGAGGTTCTCGATCTGGCCATCGAGTTCCGCCGGGCGGGAGGAAGCGTGCCGCTCGCGCAGCCGTTCCAGGAGCTCCAGCCATTCGGTGGGGTAATCGGCCAGGGTGGCAATAGCGGCGCGGGTATCTTCCCCGCGTTTCGTATCATGAGTGGTGAGCGTTGTTATCATCACGGGCCAATCGGCCATCATCTGTCGCGTCCAGGTATGCAGCTCATCGGGGGTCAGTGAGGCACGCAGCGGATCGGATCCCACCTCGGTTGCCGAGGTAAGCGCGGTATACCGATAAAAAGCGGTATCCTCCACGCCCTTGGCCATCACCGCACCGCATACTTGCTGGAAGCGGATAATCGCCTCATTACGGGAAGCATCATGGCGTTTCGTCGCCGAACCGATTTCCCGCCCGAGCAAAATATCTACAACCACGTCCAGGGTTTCGCACCGGTCTTCCGAGAGCAGGCCCCGGGCACGTTCAGCGGCTTCAAGCAGCGCGGTTTCGGCGCTGGCATGCGCCTTCTCCCCGGGAACCACATAGGCCCGGTACCGATCCATGCAGATGACGAGCGCGGAGACCGCATCGTACAAGGACCGTTGGGAATGATCCCGCAGGCGCAGATCATCGCGGCACACTTCCGCCATGAGCCGCGCCATCCGCTCCACTTCCGCCTGGAGGGACGAATGCATAATCTGGCTTTTAGCCTCGCGCTCCAGGATCGGATACGGCTGGGTGGTATGGGACAGGTGCACAAAATTCGCGGTGAGGGAACGCACCCCCTCCGGGTCGGTCAGCAGCGCCCCGATACGCCACGAAGCCTCGTAACCGGTGCACCCGGCGCATTTCCAATCCGAAGGTAGCTTTTCCTCACCCTCCAGGATTTTCTCCGCCACGATCCACGCCCCGCCGGTCGCTTCGTGCAGACGCTCCATATACTGGCGAGGATCGGCCAGCCCATCGGGATGATCGATTCGGAAAGCATCAATGAAGCCGGCGTGGAACAGCTCAAGCAGCAGCGCGTGGGAAGCCTGAAATACTTCCGGATCCTCCACCCGGATCCCGGCGAGGGTATCCACATCGAAAAACCGCCGATAATTGAGTTCTTCCTCAGCGACCCGCCAATAGGCAAGCCGATAGTGCTGGCGTTGCAGCAGTTCTGCCAGCGGCAGAAATTCAGTGCCTTTCCGGACCGGGTAAACGTGGTCATAGTAGCGCAAGACGGGAACTGCGCCGTCGTTCTCATAACCCGGTACGACGACGTGATCGAGGCTAATCGCCTCCTGGGCGAGTGCCGTACCCACCCGTTCGCCGAGCACCGGGATGAGGATCCCATCGTCGCTGGACTCCACGTCAATATCGAACCAGGAAGCGTAAGGGGACTCGGGCCCGTCACGCAGCAGGGACCACATGGCCCGGTTGAGGTAGAGCGGGGTGGGCATGGCCATATGATTGGGCACCACATCAACGACGACGCCGAGGCCGGCCGCGTGCGCGGCATTCGCAAAAGCCTCAAAACCGGCTCGCCCGCCCATAGGCTCGGAAATCCGGGTGTGATCCACCACGTCATAGCCGTGCGTGGAACCCGGGGCGGCCTGGAGGATGGGGGAGCAGTACACATCGGTAATCCCGAGCTGCACCAGGTAGGGGAGCAGGGCGGTGGCATCCGCGAAGGTGAAGTGGGGACCGAGTTGCAGCCGGTACGTGGACACGGGCTGGCGCCGCCCGGCGCTGGGCACGTGGGAACGTAGAGCTGGAATACTAGAGGTATCAGTGATTGCGGTCATACTTTCGAGCTTAGCGCACGGCCTGCGGAGTTTTCTGGGCGCCGGCCAGCGCATCATCGATATCTTCCTCGGACGGCTCATGCACGAAGACGCGCAGGGAGCGCCCAATCACGCTGGTGGTATCCCCGGAAGCGAAGACGATCTGGGGATTGACCTCCGCCGCGGTATTGACCACTTCCGTCCATTCGCGGTCATAGACGCCGCCGGGGATGACGAACTCAACTTCGTCGTCACCGGCATTGAACATGAGGAGAACATCATCATCAATAATCGGGTTGCCGCGCTCATCGGGTTCGCGGATACCCGCGCCGTTGAGGAACACCATGAGGGCTCGCGCGAAACCGGAATCCCAATCGGAATCTTCCATCTGGCTGGAATCGGGGCGGAACCATTCGATTTCCGGCAGGCAGCCTTCGCATACAGGATCGAAACCGGCCACGAAGCGCCGGCGCCGGAACACCGGGTGATTCTTGCGGAAAGCGATAGCAGCCCGCGTGAATTGCAGGATATCCATCTGGCGGTCATCGAGATCCCAATCCATCCACGCGATCTCATTGTCCTGGCAGTAGGTGTTGTTATTACCGCCCTGGGTGCGCCCAATTTCATCACCGTGGGAAATCATGGGAACGCCTTGGGAGAGCAGCAGGGTGGAGATGAAATTGCGGATTTGACGTTCGCGCAGATCGAGGATCTCGGGATTATCCGTGGGGCCTTCTTCGCCGCAATTCCAGGAGCGGTTATTCGATTCGCCATCCGCATTGTTTTCACCATTGGCCTCATTGTGCTTCTCGTTATAAGAAACCAGATCGCGCATGGTGAAACCATCGTGGGCGGTCACGAAATTAATGGAAGCGAAGGGGCGGCGCCCGGAGGATTCATACAGGTCCGCGCTGCCCGTTAGCCGCGAGGCGAATTCCGGCAGTGCGGCCGGTTCCCCGCGCCAGAAATCACGCACGGTATCACGGTACTTTCCGTTCCATTCCGTCCACAGCGGTGGGAAGCCACCCACCTGGTAGCCGCCTTCGCCCACATCCCAGGGCTCGGCAATGAGTTTGACCTGGGAAATAATGGGATCCTGCTGGATGATGTCAAAGAAGGAAGAAAGCTTATCCACCGCGTGGAGTTCGCGAGCCAGGGTGGAAGCCAAATCGAAACGGAAACCATCCACGTGCATTTCCGTCACCCAGTACCGCAGCGAATCCATAATGAGTTGGAGGGTATGCGGGGAGGTCATATTCAGGGAGTTTCCGGTCCCGGTGGTATCGAAATAGTGCCGCGGGTCATCGGGGACCAGGCGGTAGTAGGAGCGGTTATCAATACCCTTGAAGGACAGGGTGGGGCCCATGTGGTTCCCCTCCGCCGTGTGGTTGTACACCACGTCCAGGATGACCTCAATATCGGCTTCATGGAAAGCCTTGACCATGGCCTTAAACTCATCAACCTGCTCCCCGCGCGAGCGGGTGGCGTAGCCATCGTGGGGTGCAAAGAATCCGATGGTGTTATAGCCCCAGTAATTGCTCAGGCCCCGATCCTGGAGCGAGGTGTCATTGATGAACTGGTGCACCGGCATGAGTTCAATAGCCGTCACCCCCAGGGACGTGAAGTAATCGAGAACGGGCGGGTGGGTGAGACCCTGGTAGGTACCGCGTAATTCTTCGGGAACATCCGGGTGGCGCTGGGTGAATCCCTTCACGTGCGTTTCATAAATAATGGTCTCGTTGTATTCATGCTTGGGCGGGCGGTCATAACCCCAATCGAAGTAGGGGCTGATAACCACGGACACCGGCACGTGGCCCAGCGAATCCAAGGTGCACGGTTGCGAAGGATCGTTGAAGTCATAGGAAAAGACTTCCTGAGCATTGGTGATATTGCCTTCGATGGCTTTGGCGTAGGGATCCAGGAGGAACTTGGAAGGATCGCAGCGCAAGCCCTGGGCCGGATCGTAGGGACCGTAGACGCGGTATCCGTAACGCTGCCCGGGGCGAATTGAGGTGAGGTAACAATGCCAGACATTGGCATCAACTTCCCGCAGTTCCACGCGGGTTTCTTTGTTGTTATCGTCAAGCAGGCAGAGTTCGATTTTCTCAGCCACGGAGGAGTAGATCGCGAAATTCGTGCCGGTGCCGTCGAAAGTAGCGCCCAGCGGATACGGGTGTCCAGGCCAAATTCTCATACCTGAGTATCTCATACGAAAATGGGAATATATTGAAAACCTAGTGAAACGGTGGGCGATACTGGGTTCGAACCAGTGACCTCTTCGGTGTGAACGAAGCGCTCTACCACTGAGCTAATCGCCCGGGCGACCGTAACGGCCCGTGCATCACGCAAGCTTATAGGGGGTGGGCGGGGAAACTCAAATTTAACTAACGTGGTGTGCACCTCACCGCCTCGGTTTGACCGGGTGCGCGGAAAGTCGCTATAGTTTTTCGATGTCATCGACGTCGCCGCGGCGGTTCCCGCCACGGTTAACCCGGCCAGCACGGCTTGGTTAGTGATTGTTGATCGGCCACGCGGATGTAGCTCAGTTGGTAGAGCGCAACCTTGCCAAGGTTGAGGTCGCGGGTTCGAGCCCCGTCATCCGCTCGGATGTGAAGAAAGGCAAAGCGGCACACGTGCCCATACTCCTCTCACGTATCCGGACGGTGGGTTGGCCGAGAGGCGAGGCAACGGCCTGCAAAGCCGTGTACACGGGTTCGAATCCCGTACCCACCTCGCGGGGCGATTGGCGCAGCGGGAGCGCGCTTCCCTGACACGGAAGAGGTCACTGGTTCGATCCCAGTATCGCCCACCACTATTTCCTTGCAGCGTCATTTTGACCCGGCTCTCACGGTTGGGTAAGCTAGTGGCTCGCTGTGAAACAGTGCGGATGTAGCTCAGTTGGTAGAGCGCAACCTTGCCAAGGAAGAGGTCACTGGTTCGATCCCAGTATCGCCCACCATATATATTCACCGCATATCGCCCTCAGTGCCCACGCCCGGGATCAAAGTGCAACGGCAGCTACGTTAAGAAATTGTTTTGATGTCGTGGGGTTGCATCCTGTGAGGCCCACTGTCGTGAGGTTGCATTCTGTGGGGCCCGTTGTCGTCAGGTTGCTTTTTATGGGCACCACGGCTCACATCGTCCACGCTTGTCCATGTCGAGCGGGTGATCGCACCAGAGCCGGCTAACAGAATATACAGGGAAGTAAATGACCAAAGTCCCGGGTGGTCGCCTCAAGCTGGAAGCAATCATGCCATGAGCGTAAAAGCGCGCAACCACGCGGGAAAGTGGCGTCGTCGTGCGGAAAAATCGGGTGAAAAAAGAACGCCGCGCAGCGCCGCGTTAGGTCTTCCTGACTATATTTTCCGCAATCAAGCGGGTAGACCTATAGGCGTACACGAAAGGATGGCTCAATGGTAGAAAAAGTTGTTATCGATGCTCTTCAGCGCACGCTGACCGATCTTATTGACCTCTCCCTGCAAGCTAAGCAGTACCACTGGAATATTCAGGGTGCGCGTTTCCGCGCCCTCCACCTCGCTCTTGATGAAGTTGTGTCCGTGACCCGCACCGACCTCGATGAGGTTGCTGAGCGCATTGCTACCATCGGGGGCTTCCCGGATGGTCGGGCCGTGACCGTTGCCAAGGAAAGCGGTTTGGATGATGCGGGCACCGGTCCCTTCAATGTGGACGATGTTTACACCGTGATGGCGGAGAAGCTCTACGGGGCTTCCCGGCGCATCCAGAATGACCTGTCCAAGGTGGACGAAGCCGATCCGCTCAGCGGTGACCTGCTCATCGGGGTCGCCCGCAACCTGGAGCTGCAGGGCTGGTTCATGAAGGCCGCCGCGGTCGAAAACTAAATCGCTCGTGCTGACGGGCGCACGCCGCAGCCGTGACTCATAGTGAAGGGGACCATCTCACCAGGCGTGAGGTGCGTCCCCTTCGTCGTGTTCGCGGTAGGGCCGCGCGGGCGGGCCCGGAGCGAAACAGGTATCCTGGTGGGCGGGCATCCCCGGTCTGGATGCCGTGAAAAATAGAACTAAGGAGAAAACTATGCCCGCACGTCTATCCGTGGACGGCACCCTCGTCACCCTTGACGAACCGTGCCCGGGAACCGCCTACTTCGCCGCGGATCGCGCGATTGTCGCCCTGAAAGTTAACGGGGAACTCAAGGATTTGGCCACGGATTTGACCACGCTGGACGGTGCCGAGGTGGAAACCGTGCGCATCGACTCCCCGGACGGGCTCAATATTCTCCGTCATTCCGCCACCCACGTGCTGGCCCAGGCAGTCCAGCAGATCTACCCGGATGCGAATCTGGGCATCGGCCCCTTCATCGAAGACGGCTTCTACTACGATTTCGGCAATATTGACCCGGTTACCCCGGAGATGCTGAAAGAGCTCGAAAAGCGCATGAAGCGCATCGTCAAGGAAAATCAGCGTTTCGTGCGCCGCGAAGTCACCGAAGAAGAAGCGCGCCAGGAAGAAGCCTCCCAGCCCTACAAGCTTGAGCTCATCACCACCAAGGGCCACGATGCGGATGGTGCCAGCGTGGAAGTGGGCCACGGCGGGCTCACCATGTACGACAACGTCAACCGCCACGGTGATGTGGTGTGGACCGATCTGTGCCGCGGGCCCCACCTGCCCTCCACCAAGTTCATCGGCAATGGTTTCGCGCTCACCCGCGCCTCGGCCGCCTACTGGAAGGGCGATCAGAATAACGATCACCTCCAACGCATTTACGGCACCGCCTGGCCGAGCAAGGAAGAACTGGATGCCTACCAGACCCGCATTGCCGAAGCGCAGCGCCGGGATCACCGCCGCTTGGGCACCGAACTTGATCTGTTCTCCTTCCCCGATGAAATTGGTTCCGGGCTTCCGGTGTTCCATCCCAAGGGCGGCATTATCCGCATGGAAATGGAAAATTACTCCCGCCAGCGTCATATCGAAGCCGGCTACGATTTCGTCAATACCCCGCACATCACCAAGGGGCAGCTCTTCCAAACCTCCGGGCATCTGTCCTGGTACAAGGACGGCATGTTCCCGGCCATGCGGGTGGATGAGGATCAGGATTACTACCTCAAGCCGATGAACTGCCCCATGCACTCCCTTATTTATAAGGCGCGCGGGCGTTCTTACCGCGATCTGCCGCTGCGGCTCTTCGAATTCGGGACGGTGTACCGCTACGAAAAGTCCGGTGTGATTCACGGCCTCACCCGTGCCCGCGGCTTCACCCAGGATGATGCCCATATTTACACCACCCGCGAGCAGATGCGCGAGGAACTTTCCTCCCTGCTCACTTTCGTGCTGTCCCTCCTCAAGGACTACGGCCTCAACGATTTCTACCTGGAGCTGTCCACGAAGGACCCCAAGAAGTTCATCGGGGATGATGACCTGTGGGAAGAAGCCACCCGTACCCTGGAAGAAGTGGCACTCTCCTCCGGCCTGGAACTGGTACCCGATCCGGAAGGGGCGGCCTTCTACGGCCCCAAGATCTCGGTGCAGGCCCGCGATGCCATCGGCCGCACCTGGCAGATGTCCACGATCCAGCTTGATTTCAACCTCCCCGAGCGTTTCGGGCTGGAATACACCGCGCCGGACGGCTCGCGCCAGCGCCCGGTTATGATCCACCGGGCCCTCTTCGGTTCCATCGAACGCTTCCTGGGCGTGCTGGTTGAGCACTACGCCGGGGCTTTCCCCGCCTGGCTCGCCCCCGTGCAGGTGCGCCTGGTGCCTGTGGCTGAAACCTTCAACGACTACTGCGAAGATATTGCCCGGCGCCTGCGCGAACAGCATATTCGCGCCGAAGTGGATACGTCCGATGATCGCTTCGGTAAGAAGATTCGTAACGCCGCGAAGGAGAAGATTCCCTTCACCCTCATTGCCGGTGGGGACGACGTCGACGCCGGTGCCGTGTCCTTCCGTTTCCGCGATGGCGAACAGCATAACGGGGTCGCTATTGACGAAGCGATCGCGCATATCGTGGATGTGGTACGACGGCGCGCTAACGAGCCGGAAGCGGAGAAGTTCTAATGCTCTCTCGGAGCGGGCGGCCCCTGGCCCAGGCAATTTTCGGTCCCATCGCGCGCCTGTGCGTGCGCGCGGGGATCAGCGCCGATGCCGTAACGATCACCGGGACCGTGGCGGTGGTGGCCTGCGCGCTCATCCTCTATCCCCTCGGGCACCCGGTGTGGGCCTCCTGGATTATCGGTATCACCGTGATTTTCGATAGCCTTGACGGCCAAATCGCGAGGCTCACCGGAACCGCTTCCCGCTGGGGTGCTTTCCTGGATTCCACCCTGGACCGCCTGGCAGATTCCGCGATATTCTGCGGGATCCTGCTGTGGATCGTGCGCTGGAATATCGGTGCCGGCGCGGGGCTCACCGAGTGGCTGGCCCTCGCCTGTCTGGCGGCCCTGCCGGCCGCGCTGTGTACCTCCTATGCGCGTGCCCGCGCCGAGGCAGTGGGATTCACCGCGAATGTGGGGATCAGTGAACGCGCTGACCGGCTCGTGATTGTGCTCCTCGGGGCGTTGATTACCGGATACGGGGCGAGTGCCTGGGTGCTGCTGGTGGCCCTGGCCTACCTCGCGGTAGCCGGGTGGATTACGGTGGCCCAGCGCATGGTGACCGTCTACCGGCAGTCCCGCGTAGCCGCAACGCAGGCCCGCGCTGAGCACGGTGCCGATGAATGCGTCGCCGGTGATCTGAATTACGGTGGGCACAATGCCGGTGAGCGGGCTGGCCAGGGGAGCGGCCAGTGAATCTCGGCAATCTTCTTTTCCGCGCCACCGGGGCGGTGGCTCGGCTCCCCGAACCGGTGGGCCGCGGCCTCTTCGCCGCGGTCGGGACGGTCGCCGGAAGCCTGCCGCTGCGCGGAACCCAGCAGCTGCGCCGCAACCTGGCGCGGGTACGGCCAGATATGCGCGGGCGTGCTGCCCGCCGGCTGAGCCGTGCGGCCATGCGTTCCTATATGCGTTACTATTACGAAGCTCTGCGCCTGGGAACCTGGGAAGCCGATGATTTTGCGGCTCGGGTCATCGAGGACGGCCTTGATTCCGCCCGCGCGGAATTCGCTCGCGGCCATGCCCTCATCGGGGCGCTCATGCACATGGGGAATTGGGATATGGCCGGGGCCTGGTCGCGCTATTTTCTCGCCCCCGTGCACACCCTGGTAGAAAAACTCGAACCGGCCGAGGTATTCGAGCGCTTCGTGCGCCTGCGTGAAAATATTGGGATGGTTATCTATCCCGTGGTCAAAGGGGGCGGGGCCATCCACCGCCTCGCGGAGGACACCCGGCAGGGCCCCATTCTGGCCCCGGTCCTCGCGGATCGGGATCTCACCGCTTCCGGGGTGGAAGTGGAATTCTTCGGGGAGAAAATGCTGGCTGCCGCCGGACCGGCCATTCTTGCCATAGATACCGGCTGCGCCGTCGTTCCTATTTTTTCCTACTACGTGAAAAAGGAACGTACCCGGGCCGTCCCCACCCGGTGGCGCATGGTGCTGCGCAGCGGCGCACCTATCCGCGCCCGCGTGGATGCCGCGGCCTCCCCGCGCGAGCGCCACGCGGACATCGCGCGCATCACCCAGGAATGGATCACGGCTTTTGAAAGCGTGCTGGCCGAGCACCCCGAGGACTGGCATATGCTCCAGCCCGTTTTCGTTGCCGATTTGGATCCTGAGCGCTACCGCACCAACCGCGAGAAAGCCGCCCGGGAGCTCGCGCGCCGGCAAGCAGAGTACGACGCGAAGGAAGGAACGCCGTGAACATCGGGATTGCCTGCCCCTATTCGTGGGACGTGCCCGGGGGAGTGGGATTCCATATCCGGGATCTAGCTGAGGAACTCATCGCCCGCGGGCACAGTGTTTCGGTGATCGCCCCGAGTGAAGAAAACGAGGCACTGCCCGATTACGTGGTGCCGGTGGGCGCCTCCGTGGCGATTCCCTATAACGGTTCGGTGGCGCGCCTCTCCTTCGGGCCGCGCGTCAATCGGGCGGTGCGGCGCTGGCTACGCGACGGGAATTTCGATGTGCTCCACGTGCACGAACCCTTTGTTCCTTCCGTGTCGATGCTTGCGCTCATGAGCGCGGAATGCCCGGTGGTGTCCACCCACCACACCGCCATGGATCGCTCCCGGGCTTTCGACCTTTTCTCCCCGGTGCTGCGCCCCATCCTGGAGAAAATCCAGGCGCGGATCGCGGTTTCCCAAGAAGCACGCCGCACCACCGTGCAATATTTAGGCGGGGATGCTTTTATTATTCCCAACGGCGTGTACACCGCGGATTTCGAGGTGCCGCGCGATGCGCGTTTTACCGGTACACCCGATTCGCCCACCTTCGGCTTCCTCGGCCGCCTGGATGAACCGCGCAAGGGCCTGCCCGTGCTGGCTGCCGCAGCCCCGCTCATCCTGCGCGACTACCCGCAGGCGCGCTTCTTCGTGGCCGGGAAAGGCGATGAGGCAGCCGCCCGGGAACTCTTCGGGGAAGCGGCCACCCAGGTGACCTTCCTCGGGCCGGTCAGCGATGCCGATAAAGCCGCGATGCTCGCCAGCGTGGACCTCTACGTGGCCCCTAATACCGGCGGTGAATCCTTCGGAATTATTCTTATCGAAGCGATGAGCGCGGGCGGCTTCGTGCTCGCCTCGGATATTCCCGCCTTCCGCGCGGTGCTGGGCGGGGGAACCTTCGGGGATCACTTCGCCAATGAAGACCCGGAGGATCTGGCTCGGGTTGCGCTGGCCGCCCTGCGCGATCCGCAACGCCGGGCCCGGGTGGCCCAGGCCGGCCAGGCCGAAGCCCAACGCTACGACTGGTCCACGGTGGCCTCTCAAGTTTTTGCCGTATACGAAACCGCGGTCCGCACCGCCCACATGGAGGTAGAGCAGTGAATCTTTGGTGGTCCCTTGCCCTTCTCGCCGGTGTGGTGCTCCTTCTGCTCGGGTTCAGCGCGGCCCTCGCGGCCCGCCGCCTCGACCGCCTCCACACCACTCTCCTGAAATCCCGCCGCGCGGTGGAACAGGCCCTCGCTGCCCGGGCCCGTACCACCTACGATATGGCGATGTCCGGGGAGCTGGATATGGCCGGGGCCCTTATCCTCACCGATAGTGCGCAGCGGGTACTTTCTGCCTCCATGCTCCCGGTGGTGGCGGACGGATTGGAGGCCCTGCCCGGTGATATGCGCGCAGATCTGCCCGATCCGGCGGTGGCCGCCCGGGAGCGGCGCGCGGTGGAATCCGAGCTTTCCCGTGCCCTGCGCCTCACCGTGGATGAGCTGGACCCGAACGATATCACCGATGCGGCGGCCCGCGAATTTTACCGGCGCTTGGAGCGCGCCCGCCTCGATGTGCGCATGACGCGCTCTTTCCATAATTCGCATGTGGATCAGGCGCGCCGGGTGCGTAATTCCCGGGTCCTCTCCATTTTCCCCATCGCCGGGCACGCCCCGGTCCCGCAAACCATCGATATTGATGATGAATAAGAGCACCCGATGACCACTACCCCGCGGCGCGCCGCCCGCATTATTGCCCTGGATGAGGCCGGCCGGGTCCTCCTCATCCGCGGCCACGACCGGGATGACCCCACCCACCGCTGGTGGTTCACGCCCGGTGGGGGATTGGAGGATACGGAAAGCCCCCGAGCGGCAGCGGTACGGGAATTCCGGGAGGAGACTGGCGTCGTCGTAACTGAAACGGAACTCATTGGGCCGGTCCTGCGCAGGCACGCAACTTTTCGTTTCGCGCGTGCCACCCTCAATCAAGACGAAGTATTTTTCGCGGTGCGCCTGGACGCGGAGCGCGCCCGCGCGGCGGTGACCGGACGCGGGCGGGCCTGGACCGCTGCGGAAGAAGAACTCCTCGACGCGATCCACTGGCGCACCGGTGCGCAACTCATCGGCTCGGCGAGCGAGCGGGTCTACCCCGCGGGCCTCGCGGAGCTCGCCGCCCAGGTGCATGCCGGCTGGGACGGCACGTGCCGCGAGATGTGGGACAACTGAAGC encodes:
- the treZ gene encoding malto-oligosyltrehalose trehalohydrolase encodes the protein MEPLSVWAPGRMRVEALVGEERLPFRPVTTADIAEARTGRDGAALASGPGWWILDTPLPAGTRYRISLDGGMGLPDPRTRRQPEGVMGPSEIVDLDAFELSPFPGVDPLGKLFYEMHIGTFTPEGTFDAAAQKFGYLRELGVDIVEVMPICPVPGTRNWGYDGVDIYAVTENYGGPAGFARFVEAAHRAGLAVCLDVVYNHFGPDGNFLAEFGPYTTDRYSSVWGPGVNVDGPDSGPVRRYFIDNMLQWARDYHVDIFRLDAVHAIRDRSSKHILADLSDAAAAFAAQTGRHIALVAESDLNDVRMLRSTRAGGYGMDMQWADDIHHALHAYVTGEHFAYYGDFALPGALEKAMRRVFVHDGNFSSFRKQNWGAPVPDCLDSRRFLAYTENHDQVGNRALGDRRSSTLSAEHTLVADALMLLSPFTPLLFMGQEWSASAPFQFFTDHTPELGERVDAGRIAEFSDWDWGEHAGQIPPPQELSTFTRSHLDWAELEEPSHARYLEVTRELLRLRREHPDFSSPDREDSEIVRLGEAGYYRRGASFVVFHIGAASPLPSETTAKKPGETQAEETATAAARPTRVQLPPEAGHLHTLLTWGGVSVAESYVDFSGPGFALLSPYCLNSPCTPTPPSPDAA
- the treY gene encoding malto-oligosyltrehalose synthase, yielding MTAITDTSSIPALRSHVPSAGRRQPVSTYRLQLGPHFTFADATALLPYLVQLGITDVYCSPILQAAPGSTHGYDVVDHTRISEPMGGRAGFEAFANAAHAAGLGVVVDVVPNHMAMPTPLYLNRAMWSLLRDGPESPYASWFDIDVESSDDGILIPVLGERVGTALAQEAISLDHVVVPGYENDGAVPVLRYYDHVYPVRKGTEFLPLAELLQRQHYRLAYWRVAEEELNYRRFFDVDTLAGIRVEDPEVFQASHALLLELFHAGFIDAFRIDHPDGLADPRQYMERLHEATGGAWIVAEKILEGEEKLPSDWKCAGCTGYEASWRIGALLTDPEGVRSLTANFVHLSHTTQPYPILEREAKSQIMHSSLQAEVERMARLMAEVCRDDLRLRDHSQRSLYDAVSALVICMDRYRAYVVPGEKAHASAETALLEAAERARGLLSEDRCETLDVVVDILLGREIGSATKRHDASRNEAIIRFQQVCGAVMAKGVEDTAFYRYTALTSATEVGSDPLRASLTPDELHTWTRQMMADWPVMITTLTTHDTKRGEDTRAAIATLADYPTEWLELLERLRERHASSRPAELDGQIENLIWQTIMGTWTDNGPIEADRLIDYLRKAAREQKSWTTWTEPDEALETGLFAYARSVISTPESVAELTAWWEYTRPARRARILAAKVLALTLIGVPDTYQGEEITRNLLVDPDNRRPVNYPRLASMLEQLDSAGALPAQASVDEEKMWVTSRLLRLRRERPDTFVSLRSGYEPLAATTGNIFAFTRTLDGEPDVVVVVARLAHRQEVAGGWGDAHIVLPPGRWRSVLEEGELEGPQLFVRDACANLPVAVYVRADTCGSDDATAAGRAQANSESPSGSNAGANAGGSTE
- the glgX gene encoding glycogen debranching protein GlgX, with translation MRIWPGHPYPLGATFDGTGTNFAIYSSVAEKIELCLLDDNNKETRVELREVDANVWHCYLTSIRPGQRYGYRVYGPYDPAQGLRCDPSKFLLDPYAKAIEGNITNAQEVFSYDFNDPSQPCTLDSLGHVPVSVVISPYFDWGYDRPPKHEYNETIIYETHVKGFTQRHPDVPEELRGTYQGLTHPPVLDYFTSLGVTAIELMPVHQFINDTSLQDRGLSNYWGYNTIGFFAPHDGYATRSRGEQVDEFKAMVKAFHEADIEVILDVVYNHTAEGNHMGPTLSFKGIDNRSYYRLVPDDPRHYFDTTGTGNSLNMTSPHTLQLIMDSLRYWVTEMHVDGFRFDLASTLARELHAVDKLSSFFDIIQQDPIISQVKLIAEPWDVGEGGYQVGGFPPLWTEWNGKYRDTVRDFWRGEPAALPEFASRLTGSADLYESSGRRPFASINFVTAHDGFTMRDLVSYNEKHNEANGENNADGESNNRSWNCGEEGPTDNPEILDLRERQIRNFISTLLLSQGVPMISHGDEIGRTQGGNNNTYCQDNEIAWMDWDLDDRQMDILQFTRAAIAFRKNHPVFRRRRFVAGFDPVCEGCLPEIEWFRPDSSQMEDSDWDSGFARALMVFLNGAGIREPDERGNPIIDDDVLLMFNAGDDEVEFVIPGGVYDREWTEVVNTAAEVNPQIVFASGDTTSVIGRSLRVFVHEPSEEDIDDALAGAQKTPQAVR